Genomic DNA from Garra rufa chromosome 22, GarRuf1.0, whole genome shotgun sequence:
gtattctgtcacaaacgggacgaccaagagtgaggatccaaatgcacggctttattaagcagatcgtagtcaggcagacagggtcgaaaacaccagcaaacatgaacagcgaagacaatccaatagcgtaatccaataaacaagtgtgggtcaaaatccaggtgggcagtccaaatgaaacaatgaaatgaaaacaagaaactagaaaactaagactaagactgggaaaacaaaaacagaactatggctagggaacaacaaggagactaggaaacctgagagcaatggaaaacgcttggtagagtccgctggagcaaaacaatacttcgcgatgtgtgtgtgtgatgagctggcttttatgtctgataaacaggaagctaccatagaggcagcagagggagcagcaacagtcagtgggggtaagggctccctctgctggcctggcgtaacagtTAGACGCAAGTAATGGTAAAAAAATCATACTCTTTTGTTCATACTCTATATAAAACAGGCCTTTttgattaaatatattaaaacattataatTAAAGCCTTAATTGATTTACATATGTAGttattatgtatgtatatgtagtttATGTTTATTGCGTTTTGTTACCCGAATGatggtttgtgtttgtttttatattcTTATCTATTGCTGAAAAGTCATTAGATGATCTTCCATTGTGTTTCCATCACATTTTACAGTAACAAAAGGTAAACTGTACAACATAAAATCACTAAAAAGCCATTTTATAATGCttataaatgcaatttttaaagtGAACTTGTGGAAGCTCCTACAAATAGGTCctattagttaatacattaactaatattaattgACAATGCGAAATGCATTTGCTacaatatttattcatattttgttaccattagttaaaaaaatacaattgctcattgttagttcatgttagctcgggttcattaaataatattaatatttgattttaataatgtattagtagaTGTAAACTAAAATTAACCAATTTATTGTAAAGTGGTaccaagaaggaaagaaagaagcaTTATTCAAACAACTACAACTACTTTCTAGTCCTAGAGGAAATCAACTGTTTTTCATAGATGAGTGATGTGTATGGATATAGGTCAGTGGGTTTAGAGGTGTGTCTATAAATGATGGACAGCACTAGTTAACAGCTTAATAAAAACAGATCACCTGGAAAAAATAGTTTTTCACAATGATGAAAACAAGGTTTTTGAGCTGCTATTCAGGCTACAGCATCCCTTGATTAATGAATTTTAAAAAGGAAACAGGCTTGCTTGATAGTCATTGTCATTTATTTAGTGATGTTAGAAAGGCAAAAACAAGGTTTACGTGCTTCAAAAGCACTAATAATAAGGAATATTCACACTGTGGTGGATTTTAAATGATGAATGAAGCAAACCCAACTAACGTTGACTTTTACTAATATTTTTTAAAGGTTATATAAATGTTAGGACAAAACATTTGTGAAGTAATGTTTATAGAACGTTCTTATTAATATTTGATCATGTTGAGAGGAAACACTGAAAagaacgttcttggaacgtcctTAAGATGTTAGAATATCTGTAAGTTAGAACTTTAGAATATGTTCAATAACATTCTTCAGTAATAACAATGTAACAATGTTACATTCTcataaaatacatcaaaatgaTGCTCTGCAttctttaaatgtataaaaatgggtgttttaaaaacgtttttaaaatgGTAGAATGGAATGTTCCTCCAATGTTTGGataaaaaaaatgatgttttaaatGTTGAGAGAACATTCAAATGTTATTTAAACGTTTTCAGAGTGATAGAATGGAATGTTTCTCTAACATTTTTGTAACAAAGAAGAAACATTCTTAGTATTAAAAAAATTGACGTTTTgaacatttaaataacattttcagaatagctttaaaattatataatggaATGCTCGTCCAACGTTCGAATAACCAAGAAAACGtcctttaaatgtaaaaaaaaaatgttgagagaacattcaaatgtaacattctcataactttttcaaaatataatgaaaaacaataaaatggaATGTTTATTTAACCTTCCATTAACCAAGACGAacgttctttaaataaaaaaaattgtattttaaacaCTGAGAGAAGattcaaatgtaacatttgaACATGACGTTTTGGAATGTTCCTGTAACATACATCACCAAAAACAAACAttcttaatacatttaaaaaaatggactgtgtttaaaaacatttagaaataaCGTTTTCATAACTTAATGGGAATGTTAACGAAACGTTTTTTTGCTGTTTGCCGGAATGACGGAAGAAAAACGCATCCTTACCGACAAGGTCGACGTTCTGCTCGCAGGAGAACCAGATGCCGGTGTGGAACTTCCTCAGAACAAACTTATCCTCACCGGTCTCCCAGATATACTGAACCAGCCGGCTGTCGTTGATATTCGAGCTGTTATATCTAATGCAGTGCGTCTGTTTGACGGCCACCGGTCCGGTACAGAAGGGCTTGACAACTTTCCGGTTCCCCTCGCACCAGTAGCTGGTGGTCAGCGCAGATATGGCGAGGATCAGCGCGAGGAAGTTCAAGGTGAGCGCGAGCGAGGCTCTCCGCCGCCGGTCCATGCCCATGATGATGAACACAGATCCCGCAGCTGCTCGAGTCCCGTATGGTGTTTAACCCCTGTGGTTTGTCATGTGTTGGCGTGCAGTGCTTCTCTCGCTGCTCTCACAGAGTTGTGCACGCTGAGCTCCTGCGCGCTTCATTTCTCATGTGATGTCAGACACACAATGAAAGCAGCGAGGTCACAGCGCCCAGTCAGATATTCCCCGTCAAATATGGAAATCAGCATGGATCCAGTGCTCACAAAGCACCCTGACAACATCCCCTTCCTTATGAGCAGAATCTGAACTCAGTGGAATATAACAAGTGTTTGCTATGATCTCTGTCGTTGTTTAAGTTTAggttataatttttatattttggctatAAAAAGGTTGTGGGAATATTGTTTTGAAACTTTAAAAGGCCAGTTTATAATGATTATAACGGTATTGGTTCTACAAGCGATTTTCACACAAAATATAAGGCTATTTGaacaattattttaatagtctaatGGTGTGCGAATTTAAGTTTTCGGAATTGGATTATACAAAAAATTGCCAGCAGGGTTGCCAGGATTTTAGAACAAAACTTGCACACTCAAAACTAGCCAAAAACTAGCCCATTGGTGTttcgccccccccccccccagtaaAAATCACATTCCAGAGGCTAAAGATCATGTTATTGGCACTTTTACCTGTGGCAAGTGTTAAAATAGCCCAATTCTGCgggaaaactgcagacttggcaacactggtcatAAATATATGAGAATTTGCGCTGGGCGATTTGAATGGTGGCGTGATTGCTGCAAATGCCCGATATATGCCTCAATCAAACAGAACATTTTTATGATGCACCATTGCACATCCGTTGTATTTGCGTGAGTGAAGGAACGTTGAAACGACCAGTTTATGATGAATATAAGGCTATTTATTGGTTATAAAACATTCTACTAGCTATTTTCACCTAAAATATAAAGCTCTTTGAACATTTATCTAAGTCTAAAGGTGTGTGCATACCAAAAGTAAATTTAATAGTTCACGCCAATGGATTATACACAAAATCaggaccagggttgccaggttttcacaacaaaatccgcCCACTCAAAACTAGCCTAAAACTGTggaaacagtgttaaagtagccaaattctgtggaaaaaaacacTGACCTGGCAACACTGGTTGTGAATATATGAGATGATTGAATGATGTGAATTGGTCGATGAGATTGTCGAGAATGCACAATATACACCTCAGTCAAGCAGAAAATTTGCATGATGCGTCGTTGCATAAGCCAATTAGCAAAGACTTTATTGTCACTTACGTTGTAtcagaaaatgttttttaatgtttttatttgcgTGAGTAATCCAAAAAACATTCCAAAACGTTGAAATGACCAGTTTATGAcaaatataacattatttaattGTTATAAAACGTTCTACTACTTTCACCAAAAATATAACTCTATTTAAACATTTACTTTAATAGTCTAATGGTGTGTGCACACGAAACCAAATTTAATTTGCGCAAGTGGATTATATACAAAATCGCGAACAGGGGtgtcaggttttcacaacaaaacctggcCACTCAAAACTAGCCTAAAACTAGCCCAATTGTGTTTTAACACCCTGCAAGTAATCTAGTATGATAACATTTAGAACTGAATATTTAGTTTGCTTTTTGTTTGCACACaccataagtgtttttttttttttttgctggtgtTGACCTAAACAAAAGAAGATTGTCCTAAGCCACTCTGCATGACAAAGTTCATATATTATGGTTATGCCAGAAAATACAGACAcaattactttaaattatttcaaaataaaatgtataatacacaaaaaacaaactgttgttgttgatgttgttgagCTCATAGCAGGTGATTGTTATGCTGGTAATTTAAGACTttgcaaataaaaatgtaatgcaatttCTATAATATAAATCAAAAATGTAAAGATTAAATTGTAATATCTTTTTATGAACAAAGCTAGCAACCATatatgattaattgtgattaaaaaaaagaagttaaaaaaccgaaatagtattttctttcaAGAGACAGCCCAATAAAATTTGAATAAAGCAAAAAGCCACTACATAATGCTTATAACAGTGTCACTGTATTTTTACAGTAAACAGCCACAGCTATTAGActgtaaaattaacaaaaaacaaatgcattGTACAGTTAATAAATATAGCTACCATTTGTACCATATGTGACTCTTTTAAAAAGTGGAAATGTGGCCCCCTTTATCCATAAACACtcttttatttttctcagaaaaacTACTTTTGTTTCTATTCTGGAGATGTTGTTGAACTCAGATCAGGTGAATGATGAAAAGAGTACTGAGAAATGCACAAAGAACAGGAAGTTGAAGTGGTTGTGAATGTAATGTCATATTTTCAATAAAATCAAGAGAAGATTACAATGAAATCATACATTTTCGTCAGGAGTGTTCTAGCTGCCATATCTGACTCATTTTCTATAATTATTCCCCTCAAAAGGCTCTTTTTGTGTCTATTGAATGCTTCTGGAGATGTTGAACTCACATCAGGTGAATTATGGAAAGAGGACCAGCAGGATAAATCTACGTGAAGTATTAAGTAACGGACAGAGGAATGAAGAAGTCTAATGTCAGAGAAATTTGTATTTCTACCACAAATGATTTATTTCAGAGTGTAAATGCTGCTGTTTTCCATACTGCTGCCTGTTGAAATTGTGGGACGGTTTTGGAGTGCAGGTTCTCATGGAGGACGCTGTGGAAAACAAACTGCTACATTTGCCACCTAATtaatttctctgtgttggatATGAGGTCGGCTGATCAATATTAGTGACAGGGCGCTGAAGGATCTGAAACACCCTCATGTCGACTGGACGTCTCTGGAGAATGTACTCAGTGTCACGTCGGTGGAGCTCACAAGTCCTCGTCCTGACAAGCTGACACCCAAGGGCAGAAAACTTACAACGTGTAACAGATGCGTCACGATTTACGCCTTTGGTGTCCATACAGTGATGAAGAACGTTTAGTGTCCCAGGCTCTTGCTAAATCCTATTCACCGTTTTCCTACACCCTATGAGTTATTTTATGGGAGCAACTTCTGTTAAATAAACAATCCGTGAAATGTTCACTCTCTGAAtgcaataataaatattttaattttgaagTGACGTAATTCTACTCTTCAACCATCCAGCATTACAAGGAAATTTAAAAgtgtaaaaacattaacaattgaCTGCAAAAGACTATAAGTAACCCCAAAAAACTCTGTAGCAATATTACAgatgtacagtggtgtgaaaaagtgctggcccccttcctgtttttttttttttgcatatttgtcaCACTTTTATGAagagaaaacaaaatccaaacccacatggccctgtgtgaaaaagtgtttgcccccccccccccccccccagccccgttaaaacataactgtggtttatcccacctgagttcagtttctctagccacactcaggcctgattactgccacacctgttcgcaatcaagaagtcctttaaataggacctgcctgacaaagtaaagtaaaccaaaagatcctcaaaagctacacatcatgttgagatccaaagaaattcaggaacaaatgagaaagaaagtaattgagatctgtcAGTCTGGAAAaagttataaagccatttctaaagctctgggactccagcgaaccacagtgagagccattatccacaaatggcaaaaacatggaacagtggtgaaccttcccaggagtggccggccgaccaaaattaccccaagatcgactcatccaagaggtcacaaaagaccccacaacaacatctaaagaactgcaggcctctcttgtctcagttaaggtcagtgtccatgactccaccataagaaggAGACTGGGCCGAAATGGCatgagttccaagacgaaaaccactgctgagaaaaaagaacataaaggctcgtcttagttttgccagaaaacatcttgatgatccccaagacttttgggaaaatactctgtggactgacaagacaaaagtttaacttttggaaggtgtgtgtcccattacatctggagtaaaagtaacacagtatttcagaaaaaagaacatcataccaacagtaaaatacggtggtggtagtgtgatggtctggggctgttttgctgcttctggacctggaagacttgctgtgataaatggaaccacgAATTCTGCTGTcaaccaaaaaatcctgaaggaaaaTGTCtagccatctgtttgtgacctcaagctgaagcgaacttgggttctgcagcaggacaatggtCCAAAACACACCAGGAAATCCACGTCTGAacggctgaagaaaaacaaaatgaagactttggagtggcctagtcaaagtcctgacctgaatcctgttgagatgctgtggcatgaccttaaaaaggcagtccatgcttgaaaaccctccaatgtggctgaattacaacaattctgccaagatgagtgggccaaaattcctgcacagcgctgtaacagactcattgcaagttatcgcaaagcttgattgcagttgttgctgctaagcgtggcccaaccagttattaagtttagggggcaaacactttttcacacagggccatgtgggtttggattttgttttcccttcataataaaaaaaacttcatgttttgtttacttgtgttgtctttgtttattatttaaatttgtttgatgatctgaaacacttAAGTGTGAcagacatgcaaaaaaaaaaaaaaaaaaaatcaggaagggggccaacactttttcaaacCACTGTATTTAACATCACtgtacacacaaaaaataaacttTCACAGTTGTTAGTTTCACTCTATACATCATTGTTTACATTACTTATAGTGTAATGTCTTGGACGTTAAATAACTGAGTGGTTTctacaaaaaactaaatttgtcAGCTTAAATTTCTTTTGTTCATTCAACTAAATCGTTACTTGTACAAATTACTCAATATGGTTGTGTGGAACCACTTGACAGTCCTTTTTTAAGTAAATCCAACTAATTTTTTTGAGTGATAGTATAAATTGTCTGTTTTACGTAACATACATTGCCTTAATCAAAAATGTCCATTAACTGGAACACTGAATGGTGATATTTCACTGATTTCCATTATTTTGATAGATAACAAGTATTGTATTTACCTGCTTTAGTAAACACGGCTAATAAGGATTAGAAGTGaaagaaaatgacattttaaaacatcTGTGTGAAAACAAACCTGGAAAGAGATGTGAGGATTTGGGAGAAAAACCAGAGATTCTTAGTGCATTCCGTGAATAATTCATGGGATATATTGTACATTAAACCACAAATGCACAGCAAATGTTGTCTTTTTCATATTGTTATAGCAGAATACAAAGGAGAAAAAGAAATAATCAGGAGGAAAGAATGCAATGCTCTTCCatatatattctttttattaATGTCACATTAAAATACCAAGCATTTTGTTATTCTTCTGTCATCTTAAAACAGAACATAAAGGAAAATTTACAGCTGATGAATAAGGATTATTTGTAGCATAATTTTATGATTTCATTCAGTCTTTTTGAGTGGAACTTTCCCAAACCAGTAAAGTCTCCCATAATCTAAAACACAGTAGCCCCACTAAAAAGAAGGTCTAAattggtctaaatggttccattaagaacctttaacacctgacgaacatttctgtttcacaaaaggttcattGTGGCAAAAAaacggttcttcagattttaaaggtaAGGAAGAGATTgtactttaaagaacctttaactaaatagttctttgtggaaccagtaatggttcttctatggcattgctataaagaaccttttaaagcacctttattttcaaggGTGTACACttcaaaggggtgtttttgcagtgatgccatagaaaaaaatttttggttccccaaagaaccttttagtgaacagttcttaaaggaAACATTTGAAGAATATTGAAAGAAAATTGAAAGAagctttttcgactataaagaatctttctgcatttgaaaggttccatggatgttaaaggttcttcatggaattaTCGATGCCAAAAAAAGAACCCTTTTTTTAAGACTTAGTGTCTAGGTTGGAGAGAAGCAAGACTTGTTATTTGTGAATGTGCAGTGGATTTCAGTGCAAATTTGCTCGCCATATGTACAGTTGTAGCTGGAAACATACTTGTGTTTTATTATTGCTGTCATTAGGTTGATGTATCTGTGGCCTAGAGAGCACTAGGGCAGGAACGAGCAGCAAGAACAGCAAAAACTATCAGCGAGAAGAATGTTTCAGTTAGATTACTGTTTACCTGACCCTCGGGAAATCACAGCGGACCCATCATAAGTGGGTATGCGAGAAGCTGTGGGAAGGTTTACACACTCACATATATACACGTGTGACATGAGGATCAATATTTTAAGGAGAACAGACAGTGCAAGTGATTGAACGATACTGAGCAATAATGATTGGTAAAACTCTTCGTCAGTCATATAAAATGACTCAAGGGTGTTTTGGGGACAGTTATTTGTTTAATTAGGTGCAGCTTTGCCATTTACAGAGGATCGTTTATTAAAATGGTGGGCGGTTACCATCTGAATGCTTTTACTTTATTACTATGTTGACAGCTTTATATTCTACAGAATGGCTGTAGATATTAATGCAGTGTGGTACACTTTAAAAATTATATGAGCAATAAACCAGCATATGTTTTTTCATTACTTCAACTCATCAAAATAATTGAACCAATATCATCTTaaagttacactcttaaaaataaaggttctttattggcatcaatggttctatgaagaacatccatggaaactttcaaatgcagaaaaggttctttatagttgaaaaaggttttttaaaaacttcaaaatgtttcttttaggaactgttcactgaaagcttCTTTGGAAAACCTACGGCTATTTCCCACTAAAGGCTCTTTTTCGGTCTATAAAAAGCTTCTGGGATGTTTTTGAACTGTTGTTGAATTATGGAAGATGACCATCAGGATATGAAGTATTGAGTGAACAGAGGacataaatgcaataaaataacaaCTATATTACAATGAAACCATATATTTTTCTTAGGaacatacatttaaatttaatttatggcAGCAACTTAAAGGGAAAATCTTTGGTTAATGTTCGAAACacaagttaaaggagaagttcacttctaaaaCAAAatttcacagataatgtactcacccctttgtcatccatgatgttcatgtttttctttcttcggtcgcaagaaattatgttttttgaggaaaacattttgggatatttctctatatagtggatttctatggtgccccaagtttgaactttcaaaatgcagtttaaatgcagctttaaacaataccaaatgcatctgtaaatgatcccagctgtgaaaaaagggtcttatttagcgacaTGATAATTtttcttggttttttttttttattacagtttatttactttataacctcaaatgctcgaccCAGTGAAGTGTTAATAAAACCTGACAAATATCTGTCTCTCTATTAAAAGTCCAGTTAACCAAAACTAAATAAAGGTATCATAAAAGCAATCCATTAGCGCTTATGTTGTGTTCTGGTCATTTTGACATGGAGAAGATTTTAATTCCCCTAAAAATGTTAGTCAATGTTATCACACTGTATAAAACTTGCTGATTTTGCATGTAAATGGTATTACTTAACTTcccaaaatgtaataatttttgtatatttagcaAATTTTTCTCCCATCCTTTTACACTTGTGCAAAAACACATACAAATGCTTGTAATTGTCTTATTACGCTATATTATCATCAAATACTGATAATATAAAAACCTGTACTAATTTTTCTAAGTATATGCgtctaaaaaaaaagtctcaggttacgtatgtaaccaggttccctgagaaagggaacgagacactgcgtcctctaagGGGTGCTAGGGGAACGTCATccgcgtgactcgtgtctgaagcatACACATGAAAACGTCAATAGTATTGGCTGGCGACAGCCTATTGTGTCCCTTCCAGTGCACATCACTACCAGTGCGACTATAGTATAAAAGGGTGCAGGTAGAACACAACATTCACTTCTTTGTCTCAAGCTTACATCCGAAGCATGGCGATGAGACTAGAGGAGGCAGTGTCTCATTCTCTGTCTCAGGGAACCACGGTTACATACGTAACATAAGATGTTCCCTCTCGAAGGGAATGTcgaactgcgtcctctaggcAGCGCTAGGAAAAGGTATACCCAAAATTATGGATACAGGAAGAGAACGGCTTTTTCCACACCTTCTCGATCTCGGTatgcttcagacacgagtcatgcCAAAGAGTATAGAATGCCAAGAGGCGAAACTCCGATGCTTTTTTGGTAAcagccactaggtggcgcttCGGTAGTGTGGCCACCATTCTGGGGTGAAAATTCCAACTGGACAACAGCACAGaaacagacagaatgacaacgaTATAGAATTCAAAGTGGAAATAAAAGAGCGCAATGACTGCAGGGAGGTAGTGTGTGACCTTAAAAAGTGCAAAAAGTCACTCTACACGGTTAGATTTATTTTACGGATCAGAATCCATCACATCTTACGCACCCAACATTGGCGAATCTTCACAGCCAAATCAGAAGCGCAATAGACAATTTCTCAAATTAAGTCATCAGTAAATGTTATGACTACTACAGTAAAAGTTGTATTgtattatgaaatatgttttatgttatcaattgtggaatccaaccattacatttgaggcagcctgctgtatttttattttatgcaactttATGCATTTACTATTATAGGtctgaaatatatattgtatttatacattatattgtaCGTGTTAAACCCATGGAACCCACTACAAATATGATGATCTTACAGAACATGATGTATTGCTGTGTCTTTCATAActaaataattcaataattttggagtttttagtcatgctttaacggacattaatataagacaatactgcaaaaacagtttactGTGAAGCTGTTATATTCCTATGCACGTTATTCtgtgttgtcattttttttattgcattaataacaaaggttagggtacgtacaaaacatacaaaaataattttattaacatacgagttatggtttaataattaacagaatataatacaaaaattcttaagaaataaacgaaaaggagtaaaaaaaatatataatttttttgtcatgattcaagttgtgtatttttttttaaacaaagcagcTGATATTTGCCATAGTGACAGCATAAAAATGGCGGAAGCGTAGGGCTGCTACTGGGCGCCGCTGTTGACTTTCACTTCTTGTCAGTATAAGTTCTTTGGTCACGCTGACGCATTCCCCTAGCGCTCCCTAGAGGACGCAGTTCGATGTTCCCTCGAGAACATTATTTGTGGACATTTTGACAATATTCAGTGTTCAAAATCTGAGGAGCATAAGTTCAGATCCAATCAGTTTCaagaagaaatacaaaacctGGGCTGACTAAAAGAAAACCAGCTGATAAAAAGATTTTATCCAAGATTTAGTCATAGTATAGCATATTACAAGCAATTTTTAAAAGGTCAGCCATTTTTGACCAAGAACTTCAAATTAGATAATAGATTTTCAGCACAGCAAGTGTTCATTTTTTGGCTGAACGATCCCTTTCAGTTGAGTTACATTAGATGGAAATTGTTTTCCAGTGCAGCACCACTGTGTTTGTCtgctgtat
This window encodes:
- the gsg1l2b gene encoding germ cell-specific gene 1-like protein, which translates into the protein MGMDRRRRASLALTLNFLALILAISALTTSYWCEGNRKVVKPFCTGPVAVKQTHCIRYNSSNINDSRLVQYIWETGEDKFVLRKFHTGIWFSCEQNVDLVGEKCRSFINVAPPHERGVLWLCIVAECLYILLLATGGILMSIEVCHFGNVIDGLKLNAFAAIFTVLSGGSLLRLSWRREVIGQTRV